The genomic window TGATGATAATTCCTTCCCGAGACGCGAAATTTCCCATTGAGGTTTTAAAAGGCTTTTTTAAAGGAGTGATATAAGAATAATAGCTCAGCATTTAAGTGAGAACAATGCCTATTGAGAATAAAATTCCGAAAAGCGCCATAAACTGCGCAGTTTGAGCCAGTACCTTATTCAGGTGAGGTTTATGTGTCTCTATCCAAACCTTTTTAGTATGCATAGCTGCTAGTGGCAGCAACAAGAAGGGAAGGAAAATCCATGCACTATAATCCAACTGAAAATAAAAGTGCGGGGGAATGGCAAAAGCAAGTAAGAGCATAAACAGGTACTCCCACTTTAAGGCAGTTTCTCCAAAAAGAACCCCAAGGGTACGTTTTCCTGCTTTTGCGTCTTGTTCTACATCTCTCAAATTGTTGATTACAAGAATATTCGTACATAGTGCCCCAACTGCTAACGAAGCCCAAAACGAAGCCTCGGACCATGCAAGTGCATTCACATAATACGTGCCCATTACCGCTACAATTCCAAAAAAGATGAAAACAAAAATATCGCCTAACCCATTATATCCAAGAGGGTAGGGGCCACCTGTATAGAGAATCCCAAACACAAGAGATAGGATTCCAATGATTAATACTGTCCATCCCCCAACCCAAACCAGATAAAGCCCAAAAAGAAAAGCTAAACTCATAGTTAAGATGGTTGCTCTAAGCATAGTTTTTGGCGAGATAAGTCCGGAGGCAGTAGCTCTTTCGAAACCAATTCGCTCTTCAGTATCAGCTCCTTTAACAAAATCGAAATAATCATTTGCGAAGTTGGTGCCAATTTGAATTAAGAACGCGCACAAAAATGCAACGAAAGTAGCACTTGCTGAAAGTACTTGATCTTGCAAGGATAAAACTGCTCCAACAAGCACGGGAGTAAAGGCTGCAGTTAGTGTTTTTGGGCGGGCAGCGTCTACCCAGATTTTAAAAGTTGATGAAGACAAAAGGCTCTTTTTTAGACATTTAGAATGTGGATAAATATAAAAAGGATAGAAGTTTTTATGTGAAGCTAGTTTTAGTGTTTTTGCAATTAATATAGACGTATACAAAAGGGCGACTCGTTTGAAATTAAAAAATAATTAAAGCAAAAGCGCTTTTCAGCCTATCTAATTAATATGTGGATAAATATTGGTTTAAATTAATTGAGTGTTTTAGTAAAAGTGCTTTATATTTACGGTCATTTTTTTGCACTAACCTACAAACAAATTCAAACATGGCATTCTCAAAACTTGAATACATATGGCTTGACGGGTATAAACCTACCCAAAGCCTAAGAAGTAAAACCAAAATTGTATCGGACTTTAGCGGAAAACTGGAGGATTGTCCGGAATGGTCATTTGATGGAAGTTCTACTGAACAAGCTGATGGTAGTAGTTCAGATTGTTTATTAAAACCAGTAGCAATTTTCCCTGACCCTGAAATTAAGAATGGCTATTTAGTCATGACGGAAGTATTAAATGCCGATGGTACTCCTCACGAATCAAACGGACGGGCAACTATCGAAGATGAAGACGATGATTTCTGGTTCGGTTTCGAGCAGGAATACTTCTTAATGGACCCTGAAACCCAACGCCCACTTGGTTTCCCACTTAATGGTTACCCTGAACCACAAGGCCCATATTACTGTGGCGTTGGTGGCCAAAATGCTTTTGGTCGCGCATTTAAGGATGAGCACCTGGATATTTGCCTTGATGCAGGATTAAATGTAGAAGGAACTAACGGTGAAGTTGCTGCAGGTCAGTGGGAATGGCAAATTTTCGCAAAAGGTGCGCAATCTGCTGGTGATCAAATTTGGGTAGCACGTTATCTCATGGAAAGACTTTCTGAGAAGTATGGTGTTTACATCGAATATCATCCCAAGCCACTTGGCGATACTGACTGGAATGGTTCAGGTATGCATGCAAACTTCTCAAACGAATATATCCGAACTGCTGGTTCTAAAGAAAAAATAGAAGCTGTTTGTGAAGCTTTCCGTGATGTAGTTGAGGAGCACATTGCCGTATACGGTGCACACAACGAGCAACGCTTAACCGGTAAGCACGAAACTCAATCTATTGATCAATTCTCTTATGGCGTTTCTGATCGTGGAGCTTCTATTCGAATTCCTATTTATACAGCTACCCATGGCTGGAGCGGATATCTGGAAGATAGACGCGTAGCTTCTAATGCAGATCCATACAAAGTAGCTGCTCGAATTATCAAAACAGTGAAAACTGTTACCGGATAAAACTTTCTTCTTATCGAAGTAGAACAAAACCTCACTTTCAAAAGAAGGTGGGGTTTTTTATTGTTCCTCAAAAATGAAAGAAATTACCTGGAGCGAATTTGAACAAGTAGAACTAAGGATTGGTACTATAATTGAAGCTCATGATTTTCCTGAAGCCAACAAACCAGCGTATAAACTCATTGTAGATTTTGGAGAAGAAATAGGTACACGTAAATCTTCCGCTCAAATAACAGATCATTATTCCCGGGAAGAGCTTATTGGAAAACAGGTGATAGCGGTAATCAATTTTCCAAAGAAACAAATCGGGCATTTCTTATCAGAATGTCTGGTTACCGGTTTTTATGATGAAGAAGGGAAAGTAATACTAGCCACTCCGGATAAATCAATAAAAAATGGAGTAAAACTAGGGTAGAGAGAATTATTCCGATATTTTCTTGGTTAAGAGCCTGTCGCTCAGAAACATAACTCACAAGAGTAAGTAGAAAGCGGTATTTGTAAACACTAGTCGAACAATGGTCAAACATATAGCAGTATTTTTAGTTTTGGTTGTCTCATTAAGTATGAGCGCTATTGCACAGGAACTCCCTGAATATTCAAACTCATCTGTTTTTAAGCTTCAAATTGAAGGGTTAAAAAAAGCGGAAGGAGAGATTCGAATTGCAATGTTCAATTCAAAAGATTCCTACACAAAAGATCCGATTCATGCTGTTGTAATTACAGTAGACAGTACGCTAGTAGAGTGGGAAGTTGACGGGCTACCTTTCGGAGAATATGCTATAGCAGTGTATCACGATAAGAATGAGAATGGGAAACTGGATACTAACTTTCTTGGAATCCCAAAAGAGAGTTATGGCTTCTCTAACAATGCGCGCGGCAGATTTGGACCTGCTTCGTGGGATGATGCACAATTCGTAGTTACCAAAGAAGAAGAGATTCATCTCATTAAGATTAAGTAGTAGTGCAACCTAGCTAGGTTGGTTGCGTAGCTCACTCCGCTTTATATAGGAGCTATTGGTTATTTGTTAATGGTTCACAAATAACCATTAACAAATAACGCTCCGGGCAAGTAGGTAACAATTGTGTAATAGCTTATTGTACTTCATCTAAATCTACGGTATGAGTTATTTTATAAAATCTGTTTTCATAGCCCTGCAAAATATTCGGGCTAACCCACTTCACACTTTCTTATCCACCCTGGGCATTATCATTGGAGTAGCTGCATTGGTTGGAATATTAGCCTTAGGTGATGGACTTGAACAAACGGGAAGGGAGCAGTTAGCTCAGACTACTTCCCTGAACATTCTTCAAGCCCGGACCAATCAAACAAAAACAGTTGATAATGTAAGAGTTCGCATTGAGGATGCTCCAAGATTGAAGGTAGAACAAGCCCGAAGGATTCAAAGCGAATATAGTAAACGTGCTATTGTTGAGTTTGTGGCAAATGAAGCTACAGAAATTAGCTATGGAGACTCAACCCATGGCATATACTTCCAGGGAAATATGGAGAATGGACTCTCTTTTATAAACGACTCCCTGGCTTCAGGTCGGTATATTACCGAAACGGATATTTTGAATGGGGAAAAAGTTCTGGTACTAGGAGGGTACATTGCTGAAAAATGGTTTGAAAGTCCTGAAGAGATTATAGGGAAGCAGGTTGGTATAAAAGGAGAACAATTCGTAGTTATTGGACTTTTAAAGGAACAGGGAGAAGGAACTCCAAGAGCTTATGTTCCAATTTCTACTTTTCTGGATATAGTTGATGATTACCCGGTACTTAGCTTAAAAGTAACCAGAGCTGAAGAGATTCCTATAGTTGAAGAAGAATTAAAAGTATGGCTGGATAGTGAATTTGAAGAAGGGCATGGAGCTTTTTCATTGATGTCGAACCGAGCTAGGGTAGAGCAATTTTCTCAGGGCATTCTCTTATTCAAACTGATTATGGGTGCAATTACCGGCATTTCTGTATTGGTAGGTGGAATTGGAGTTATGAATGTGCTCCTCATTTCCGTTACCGAAAGAACGAAAGAGATAGGAATCCGAAAGGCAACCGGAGCCAAAAAGAAAGATATCGTACTTCAGTTTATGGCAGAGTCGGTTACTGTATCCTTCGTTGGTTGTATAGCAGGCTGGGTAGTTGGTATTCTTGGGATCTTTATTTTTGTACCCATAGTGAATTCCATCGCTGATATGGGATTTCGCGCTGCTCTTGGGTTTAATACCGTTTTGATAATTCTGGCAGTAGCTATGGTTGTGGGAGTAGTGTTTGGCACTTACCCAGCCTGGAGGGCGTCACAGTTGGATCCAATCGATGCCATTCGGCATGAGTGATACTTCTCATGCTATTTGATTTAACCCACCCCTCAATCCCCTCCAATGGAGGGGAGGCTTTTTACTTTAATTTTTTATTTAGATCAAAGAGTTCCCCTCTTGGGAGGGGATAGGGGAGGGTTAATTATCTGGGAAAGGACAATACTTAAAGTTTTCCAGTGATTATTTAATTATCACATTGGCATTTTGAGTGATGATTTCCATGGTTCCATTCCCGTTGCCGACGGTTCCGGTAACAATTCTTCGGTTACTGTACTCTGAAATCTGTTCGCCTGTAATGGTGAAGTCGGAATCTAATTTTCCATATTTGGTTTCAATTTTGACCTGACCATTAAACTTGGATTTCATAAATAATTCTACATTGCCGTAGTTCGACTTAATAAAGACATTCTCCATTACAGCAAGAGTTTCGATATCCATATTCCCTGATTTGTTATCAATATTTAGATTAGCTCCTCTTAAGTTCCTGGCCGAAATAGGCACATATTCTCCTCTGAAGGTTAAATCCTTTTCAAGATCATTAATGTAGAGTTTACCAGATCGATTGCTGATTGAGGCGGCGCCTTTAACTTTTTCTAAGTCAATATTGAGGTATTGGCCAGTTACCATCACATTCCCTTCTATATTCTTCAGATCTACATTAGCAGATCTTCCTTCTATTGAAGCACCTTCTGAACTGGTTATGTTTGAGGCATTTACGTGGGTATAATCTCCAACTACCCGAAGGGATCTTGCAGAATTGAGAGTGATTTTTCCGCTTTTATTATCAATGCGAACGTCCCCGTCGATATTGGTTAGTTCATATTCAACATAAGGGCCATCTCCGGTAAGCGATCCATTTATGTCGAAGGCATTCACAGCACCACTTCGATTTGTGATGTCCAGGTCTCCATCAACCTTTGAAATATTCATTTTTGAATAATTGGCATTTACTTGAACGGCCCCTATAATTTCCTGTACATCAATGCTAGCCGAACGATTTGCAATAAAAAGCTCACCCTGAATATTCATTGCTACGATAGAACCATAATCGTTATAGATTCGAACGGTCTGAAAGATATCTCTTGCTTTAACAGTACCACTTCGGTTTTCAACCTCAAGACCAAGTCGGATATTTTCGACTTCGATTTGAGAATACCTGGATCTAAGTCTTAAGAGAAGTTCCGAAGGGAGAGTGATTTCCAGGCGGTGTTCATCAACCCTGAAAGTCTCATTTTTGATATTAATGTTGGGGAAGTCAACCTCAAATCGCGCCTCGCCACCATTCCGCTTTACTTCAGGGTCAAAATTTTCAAAATAGCGTTCATAGGCCAGCTTATTCCCTTTGAAGTAGTATTTATAGCTTAGTTTCGTGCTATTATCTCCTTTAACTGTAATCTCCATTCCGGCATCAACCAATACTTCTAGTTGACTAATACCTTCAAGATCTACTTCTCCTTCTTTAGTACCATCCTGGAAGAATAAATCCATATTTGCCAGGAGGGCGAGCCTTTCCAGGCCTTTATCATTAGAATTCTGTGCAGAAAGGTTTAGAGAAATAAAAAGGACAGCTATAAATGGGATGATGATTCGTTTCATGATTCTAATTCCTCGTTAAGTAATAAATCTTTATAAAAATCTAGTTTGGTTGCGTAGAGCCGCTTAAGGGTATTTCGTTTGACAGGACTTTCTCCATTGATAAGGATGTCTGTCTTTAGTTCTTCTATTAAGAGGTCAATCTCTTCAATAGCATGGGTAGTGGACTCAAGAGATGATCTACGACCTTCTGTAGCCTGATCAATAAGAAGTGGTGGCAAATCACTAAGCTGGTTTGTGGCCGAGTTGAGCGTTTCATAAATCTGCTCATCACTGTTTTCTGCATTCGACAGGTTTTGAAGTGAATTACCTGTGAATACTATTCCAACAGCTGCAAAAATCAGAAGTACGGCAGCTGCATTTCCAACCCAGAAGCTTTTCCAGTGGATATGGATAATCTTTGCCGGCTTAGGTTTTTTAAGGGAGGATTGGACACCTCCCCATACAGCCTGTTTTTCTTCTTCTGTTGGTAAATCTGATGAATTATAGAAAGATTCGCTCATACCAGTTGTTGTTTTCTTAGTTCTTCTTTTGTGCGATGTAAGATCACCCTGGAGGTACCTTCCTTGATGTTTAGCATCGAACCGATTTCATTGTGTGAATATCCTTCCACTTCATGGAGAAGCAGAATCATTCGTTTTTCAGGAGATAGTTTTCTAATAGCTTTTCGAAGTAGTGACCAGTCATGAGAAGTAGAATGTTCTGGTTCCTGTTTATCGAGATTAGCCTCTTCCAGGTCTGTGAACGTTATTTTCGATCTCATTTCTGATCTCATCACATTTAAGCCAATTGAGAATAACCAGGTCTTGAATCTCGAATTGAACTTGAATGAATCTAGATTGTCGAATGCTTTCACAAACGCAACTTGAGTCCAGTCTTTTACTTGTTCCCGTTGATCAGAAAACTGAGCCAAAAATCGGAACAGGATTTCTACATAGCTCTCATAAAGCTTTTCATAAGCTTTTTGATCGCCAGAGAGTGCTCTGTTAATCAGTGCTATTTCTTCTTTTTCCGGAAGCAAGTAAAGGTTCTTTTCTTCTTTGATGCAGACCTGGGTTGAAACGTTACAACCAATGTTCAAAAAATTCAGATGAACATGAAATATGCTCACACGAAGATGCTAACACAAAGATGTGAGAAAGTTGGTGGGTATTTAGCCGTTAACTTATCAACGAGTTCACAAAATCAGGAGGAACTATGAAACAGCTATTAGTAACAATCATTTTTATAGGCATAGGAACCATAGAGATTAATGCTCAGCAAAATACTGTTCGAAGAGTAAACCAAATAGATTATAGCTACGAAGTAAATGAGGATATTCGTGAGTTGAGAAATTTCGAAAACAAACTGGATCGATTTTCATACGCTTTAATGGTTGAAGACAACTGGCAGGCGAAGAAGGTTAAGGATCGTATCCTTAATGACATGCAAAGAGAGATTCGTCAAACCAGGAGAGAACTGGACAGGTTGGATAGAAGTTGGAACAACTATTCAAAAAGAAACTATTCAGAGTACAGAACCCGAAGAGGTGGTATCCAGTCAAAAAATCGAGGACGTTATCAGAATTATGAAGTAAGGCTATTGATGGATCGACTTGAGGATCAAATCTGGATCAAAAACCGATTTGAGGAGACCTACTTAACAGGGAGAAGGAGAGCCCTTGTAAATAAGAAAAAGCACAGAAGATTGATGTACGAATTCAGGGATATTATGAGAGAAGAGATAGAGTTCGAGAGAGGACACAGAGACAGAAGAGGGTAGGAGTAACCCCGCCACGTGTAAAACGTGGCGGGGTATTTTTTTGCTTAAGACATTGAAACGGCGGTACCGCTAACTGAAACCATAAGCATGCTTCCATTAGCACCTATAGTTTCGTAATCAATGTCGATACCAATAATAGCATTTGCTCCAACACGAGCAGCTTTTTCTTCCAGCTCGGCGAAAGCTATCCTCCGTGCTTCCTGTAGTTCACGCTCGTATGAAGCTGAGCGGCCCCCAACGATATCCCGAATACCAGCAAAAATGTCTTTAAATATGTTTGCCCCCAGGATTGCTTCTCCTGTAACAACACCAAGATATTTTTGAATTTCTCGCCCATCAAGATGATTGGTTGTTGTCATTACCATAGTTAACTCCTTTGAAATTTAATTGATATAAAAAAAGCCGCTTAAGCTAATAAACGGCCTTTTTCGTATACATTTTTGAAAAGTTACTCTTATTCAGAATCTTTATCAGGAGTTGCAGATGCAACCAGGAATGGATAATAATATTTCTTGTATGCGAAAAGCAGGTAAAGATTTAAAGCAAATACAGCGATACCCATCACAAGACCTGAGCTATCAAGAAAAATGTGGAACAAAAGAATGTGAAGGGTTACTGGTGCAACAACTACTAAAGCTACTGGAACAAAACGATTTGCTAATAATAACGCTCCGGCTAAGATTTCAACTACTGCTATAAATGGGAACATGTATCCTGTTGCCATTAATGCCCCAAAAAAAGCCATTGGAGCTTCTGATAATTCCGGTTGTGGTAAAAACTGAAGGAATTTGTTCAGGCCAAAAACAAAGAATATCAGGCCGAAAAGATATCTTGCGATAGTTGGGACATGTTTCATAATAATCACCTCGTAAATTTAATAATAGTTTAATGTTGAACAATATTAAAGTAGGTGATAAAACTATGTGAGACAATAGATAAATCTTATCGTCCTGAAAGCATAAAAAAAGCCCCATGCAAAAGCATGAGGCTTTGATACCATTTAGTATCAGATAATCTTAATTATCTTCTCGGGCGGTTGTCTTCTCTTGGCCGTGCTTCGTTAACTTTAACTGGTCGGCCATCAATCTCAGCGCCATCTAATTGCTCGATAGCAGCGTGCCCTTCTGCATCGTTATCCATCTCAACAAAACCAAAACCTTTTGAACGGCCTGAGTATTTGTCTGTGATTACTTTTGCAGAACTAACAGTTCCAAAAGCTTCAAAAACTTCGCGTAAATGGTCATCTTTAACGCCATAGCTAAGATTCCCAACATAAATATTCATTGTAGTAAGTCTGAATTAATAGTTATAGGAAAGAATAGAATTCAGAGCTATAGTTCGAAATTGATTCTCTAGTCTGCAAGTCGTAGTCCATCCAAAGTGGCGGGTAAATTACAGGAATTATACACTATACCCAATTATTTATTAGATATATCCTTTCTACGGTAAGTAATACTGTAGGCTGGATGAAACTCAAGGCCTTTTTTGTTGAAATAGGTCCAGAGATATTTGTTTTCGTCCACAAATTCCAGTGTTTCTAATTGGGGTAGTCCATCTATGTGTCCCCCGTAACCCATAAAAGTGTTTACCATTTTATAAGGCCCTTCGAACACTGTTGTATAATCAAAGAAATCCATCTGCATTTCAATAGAAGTTCCAAAGCCCTTGATTTGTTTTAAACCAGGATGCCAAAACCAGGTAATTTCTCCTACTAGTTGAAGGCTGTCACCTCTGGAAAAATAGAGTTTGGAGACCACGGACTTCTGACCAACTCCCCACTCAAAAGTCTGTTGGGTATTATCTGTCGACCAGGTTCCACCAATTAAAAATTCGAAGTTTTGAAGAGGATTAGCGGTAGAATCGGCTTCCTGCGCATAACTATTAGCGGCTCCAAGCTGAATAACCCCCAAAATAAATAGGGTATTAATAAATCTTCGAATCAAACTAAATTCTCTGTCTTCTTACGAGACTCGTTTGCCATACCTTCATGGTATTGTTTAAGCTGCATGGCAATACCCTTGTCTTCTGTTGAAAGAATACGAAGTGCTAATAAGCCTGCGTTTTGAGCTTTACCAATCGCTACCGTTGCAACTGGAATTCCATTGGGCATTTGAACAATCGAGTACAAGCTATCAACTCCACCTAACGCTGAAGTTTGGATAGGTACTCCAATTACAGGAAGTGTTGTATGGCTGGCTAACATTCCGGGCAGATGTGCTGCTCCGCCTGCACCTGCTATAATTACTTTAATCCCTCTTTCTCGGGCTTCTTTTCCATAGTTAGCCATATCATCGGGAGTGCGGTGTGCTGAGACTACTCTCTTTTCAAAAGACACTCCAAATTGGTCCAAAATCTCAGCCGCTTGTTTCATTGTAGGCCAGTCGCTGTCGCTGCCCATTACCACGCCAACTATTGGGTTACTCATTACCTGAAATGATTTAGTTTATCGTTCGGATAAAGGTACAAAATCTATTTGAGCAATATCATCTTACCGGATTTCGATCCGAAATTTGAAGTAATCCTGTAGATATACATTCCAGAGCTTAAGCTACTTCCATCAAATGAAAAGCTTTGCTTACCTCGTACTTGTTGATCAAATGCTGTTGACCGGATAAGAGCTCCTGAAGTATTGAACACTTCAATAAGTACCGGAGATGGTTCTGGGAGTGAATATGATATGTTAGTGCTGGGATTGAAAGGATTTGGATAGTTCTGGTATACTTCAAATCGAGCTGGTACCTCAGGATCTGCTTCAGTACTTGTATTTGCCGAGTTAGAAAGGAGTAATTGATAGGAATCAGTAGCATTCCCTTCTTTCAGAATTATTGGCTCAAAAGAGCCTTCAAGCAAGTCTATATATTCATTGGTGGATTGATTATGGAGTGTAAGCTCAAGTTCATCAGGAACATTTGCCAGTTTTGAGACCGAAAGTATAAGATCGGAGTTAGTTCCTACCTGACCAATCTTTAGTGGAATATTTATCTGTTCCTCAAAGCTAACAGGAATCGAAAACTGGCTCTGTCGGATTTCTTCTTCCTCTTTTTCTCCAATGCCAAAAAATGAAACATAGTTAATGGATAAGGAAGTAAGCTCTTCGGCATCTAAAAGATCCCAGTCGGTTTTTGCAGTAGGAGATAAAACGATTACTAATTCGTCCGCTAAATCAAGTTCGGTACTTCTAAGTGTTAGTACCACATAGGATAAATCTTTGGAACGGGTTTTAAGGAAAGTACCACCATCAGTTTGAGCAGAAGTTGGAATAGTGATGCTGGAAGCGGACGAGTTTTCTATAAATAAGCCTTGCCAAGCGGCAACGGTATCATCACGGGAGGTAGTAGTAACATAATTGCTTATTGAAGGATCATAAATCTGACCTACACTACTTGCTAAAGATCCCCCATTTATAGTAATCGAAGAGAAATCAATTGCAGAATCAAACGGGTTACCTATCAGGTTCCA from Balneola sp. includes these protein-coding regions:
- a CDS encoding 1,4-dihydroxy-2-naphthoate polyprenyltransferase gives rise to the protein MSSSTFKIWVDAARPKTLTAAFTPVLVGAVLSLQDQVLSASATFVAFLCAFLIQIGTNFANDYFDFVKGADTEERIGFERATASGLISPKTMLRATILTMSLAFLFGLYLVWVGGWTVLIIGILSLVFGILYTGGPYPLGYNGLGDIFVFIFFGIVAVMGTYYVNALAWSEASFWASLAVGALCTNILVINNLRDVEQDAKAGKRTLGVLFGETALKWEYLFMLLLAFAIPPHFYFQLDYSAWIFLPFLLLPLAAMHTKKVWIETHKPHLNKVLAQTAQFMALFGILFSIGIVLT
- a CDS encoding glutamine synthetase, whose product is MAFSKLEYIWLDGYKPTQSLRSKTKIVSDFSGKLEDCPEWSFDGSSTEQADGSSSDCLLKPVAIFPDPEIKNGYLVMTEVLNADGTPHESNGRATIEDEDDDFWFGFEQEYFLMDPETQRPLGFPLNGYPEPQGPYYCGVGGQNAFGRAFKDEHLDICLDAGLNVEGTNGEVAAGQWEWQIFAKGAQSAGDQIWVARYLMERLSEKYGVYIEYHPKPLGDTDWNGSGMHANFSNEYIRTAGSKEKIEAVCEAFRDVVEEHIAVYGAHNEQRLTGKHETQSIDQFSYGVSDRGASIRIPIYTATHGWSGYLEDRRVASNADPYKVAARIIKTVKTVTG
- a CDS encoding tRNA-binding protein, with protein sequence MKEITWSEFEQVELRIGTIIEAHDFPEANKPAYKLIVDFGEEIGTRKSSAQITDHYSREELIGKQVIAVINFPKKQIGHFLSECLVTGFYDEEGKVILATPDKSIKNGVKLG
- a CDS encoding DUF2141 domain-containing protein; translation: MVKHIAVFLVLVVSLSMSAIAQELPEYSNSSVFKLQIEGLKKAEGEIRIAMFNSKDSYTKDPIHAVVITVDSTLVEWEVDGLPFGEYAIAVYHDKNENGKLDTNFLGIPKESYGFSNNARGRFGPASWDDAQFVVTKEEEIHLIKIK
- a CDS encoding ABC transporter permease — translated: MSYFIKSVFIALQNIRANPLHTFLSTLGIIIGVAALVGILALGDGLEQTGREQLAQTTSLNILQARTNQTKTVDNVRVRIEDAPRLKVEQARRIQSEYSKRAIVEFVANEATEISYGDSTHGIYFQGNMENGLSFINDSLASGRYITETDILNGEKVLVLGGYIAEKWFESPEEIIGKQVGIKGEQFVVIGLLKEQGEGTPRAYVPISTFLDIVDDYPVLSLKVTRAEEIPIVEEELKVWLDSEFEEGHGAFSLMSNRARVEQFSQGILLFKLIMGAITGISVLVGGIGVMNVLLISVTERTKEIGIRKATGAKKKDIVLQFMAESVTVSFVGCIAGWVVGILGIFIFVPIVNSIADMGFRAALGFNTVLIILAVAMVVGVVFGTYPAWRASQLDPIDAIRHE
- a CDS encoding sigma-70 family RNA polymerase sigma factor; translated protein: MSIFHVHLNFLNIGCNVSTQVCIKEEKNLYLLPEKEEIALINRALSGDQKAYEKLYESYVEILFRFLAQFSDQREQVKDWTQVAFVKAFDNLDSFKFNSRFKTWLFSIGLNVMRSEMRSKITFTDLEEANLDKQEPEHSTSHDWSLLRKAIRKLSPEKRMILLLHEVEGYSHNEIGSMLNIKEGTSRVILHRTKEELRKQQLV
- a CDS encoding DoxX family membrane protein, with product MKHVPTIARYLFGLIFFVFGLNKFLQFLPQPELSEAPMAFFGALMATGYMFPFIAVVEILAGALLLANRFVPVALVVVAPVTLHILLFHIFLDSSGLVMGIAVFALNLYLLFAYKKYYYPFLVASATPDKDSE
- a CDS encoding RNA-binding protein, coding for MNIYVGNLSYGVKDDHLREVFEAFGTVSSAKVITDKYSGRSKGFGFVEMDNDAEGHAAIEQLDGAEIDGRPVKVNEARPREDNRPRR
- the purE gene encoding 5-(carboxyamino)imidazole ribonucleotide mutase encodes the protein MSNPIVGVVMGSDSDWPTMKQAAEILDQFGVSFEKRVVSAHRTPDDMANYGKEARERGIKVIIAGAGGAAHLPGMLASHTTLPVIGVPIQTSALGGVDSLYSIVQMPNGIPVATVAIGKAQNAGLLALRILSTEDKGIAMQLKQYHEGMANESRKKTENLV